The segment cagtgtatctgttatctctgctctatggatgaacataaagaccacgacacagtgtcagctgcagcagaaaggactgagaggcagagagagctcgggctgaggagacaaacaatccagcagagagtccaggacacagagaaagatgtgaagctgcttcaacaggaggaggaggccgtcaatggctctgctgataaagcagtggaggacagtgagaagatcttcactgagctgatccgtctgctgcagaaaagaagctctgatgtgaagcagcagatcagatcccaggaggtaactgaagtgagtcgagtcagagagcttcaggagagactggagcaggagatcactgagctgaagaggaaagaccatgaactgaagcagctctcagacacagaggatcacaaccagtttctacacaactacccctcactgtcaccactcagtgaatctacacactcatccagcatcaggatccgtcctctgaggtactttgaggacgtgacagcagctgtgtcacaggtcagaggtcgactacaggacattctgagtgagacagagacagagattttacagattgtgtctcaagtggatgttttactgccacaaccagagccagagaccagagctgacttcttaaaatattcacaggaaatcacactggatccaaacacagcacacaaagatctgttattatctgagggaaacaaaaAAGTAACACGTACGAGTGAAGATcagtcttattctaatcacccagacagattcactgtttggcgtcaggtcctgagtagagagagtctgactggacgttgttactgggaggtggaggtgggggtgagaGCAGTtggtgtagcagtcacatacaaggatatcagcagagcaggagactcagatgaatgtagatttggattcaatgataaatcttggtcattatatTGTTATGAAAACAGATATGAattttattacaacagcatcaggactccagtgtcaggtcctcagtcctccagagtaggagtgtacctggatcacagtgcaggtgttctgtccttctacagagtctctgacaccatgactcgcctccacagagtccagaccacattcactcagcctctctatgctggagttgcGGCTGGTTATGGATCCACAGTTGAGTtgtgtaaactcaaatagactcgagtcattaaaagcagtgatttagattctgtgtttaaatctttaacttcttttgtctccatgtttgttgatcaaagttcgtcgtggtgacgtttctgctccgcacagagatcagctgtcaatcaaacactgaccttcctttatcacacatatttagttctcactttgtaaagacagaaatctataattacactgacatgaatgtgtttgaaagaactaatgttgctgttgttttctaaatcaatgtagaaatcaggttctgtgatgttttagaacctgtgttgatcctgatcctcatcaatgagctgattatttgttcttgtcttttccacatgtgagatggaggtgaaacaaactgattgtgtgtccatgaaatcactgaacaagagtcactgaacagactttactgatgaaatgatcaatgaactcagagcgtcaacatgtccaacagatcAACTGCACTTTATTTCAGGCATTAATATGTTTATTAATCTAATTAATACATTATAACAGTAATAAAGTGTAATGTACCTTCAAGACATTCTGTGTTGCCCTGATACCAAAGACCATTATATCCTTTAATCATTTGTAAAGCATGTTCTGAGATGTGCTTTATGAATAAAGATCTGATTTCTTATTATTAAATGCatctatttgatttgactttaattgttactgtatgttgtgaatgaaggataacacactctgcctctcactgaaAGCTCCTCTTAACACCAAGTGTGAACAGGCCgctgtgaaatgcagtaaatcctgaaacaccaacaacaacttcttcctcaaacacaaccagctcctcccagtcaggatatgtctttgtctcctcctttaacaaactttattttcgACTGTCAACATACAAAGTCAACATACAAATTCAACATACAAAGTCAACATACAGTGTTAAAACAGAAGGATCGGATGGTCACAGATATACACTCAGATATTGTGttgcttgcactcagatattttgtgcAAGTGGCAGATGAAAAGCCCTCGCACCAAGGTCGGGCCTAAAATTGACACAGGCTGGGACTCACAAACATCCGGTCAATAAGAAGCTGACATCAGGGACAGTTTCATAAATGTCTCTGTCTCAAACCGGATCCTGATCTGAACTCGGCACCATCCAGACGGCCGTCACAAAAGATAAAGTTTAAGAAAAAACGTATTTAGCTGATGCTAGCTTGGCCTTTCAGACCCGGCCATCCCAGACCGACAGTATCACTCATAAAGGACCATGGGGGACGACAGACCTGACGCCTACTTTTCCTCAAAACTTGACTCTGTTGTGATCACAGTTCCAACTTCTCttgaagctgcagcagccgcTGACTATCTATGACAGCATCATGTGACACTGTAGGTTATGCTGACTTGACATTGTTGGTATAACATCAATTATTCCAACAGCTGAGCTTCTCAGATTCACCAGTTTTGCTTGAAATGCCAATGCACTGTTCTTAacccctctcctccacacatCATGTGACGGACAGCCACATGATTGTGTTGCAGTAATAACTGAAGCTTGTTCTCTCGAAGACTTAAAGGGTCACACCAATGGCCAATGCAGATTTGGAACTGTTTGTGGACAGCTCAGCCTCAAGAGACCCAGCAATTGGTAATACGTCGAACAATTTGTGCAATACACAATCCTAGAATTCCTCTGCACAGACAGCAGAGTTGGTTGCATTGACAGAACATGTTAAAGATAAGAGTGATCATACACAGACGCAGGTTTGGGATGTGGCTCCTGAGTTTGGACGACTCAATAGGATTTTTGTCAACATCCACAGGCAAACCTATAACCCTCTAAACCCTGATTGGCTGACCTACTGGATTCTGTGTTGTTGCCAAAACAACAATGAGCTTGAGTTTCACAGGGACACCAGAGATAAGTATTCGATGCTGCTCCCTGACTCATTAACACCCACAGGTGATGTACAGGTACTGCAAGGATCTAGGAAGCCAGGAGGAGAAAGCCAACTGACAGAAAGCTGGTTGCTCAGTCAATGGTAAAAGTAGGTTTGGTCCAACAGTAAATGATGTGTAATTGTATAGATCTTTTCTATCCTtcaccactcaaagcgctttacagcacagttttCCCTTTcacgcattcacacacactttcatacagtGTGATTTACAGTCAAATGTATAGAATAATTTAATGACGCTTGAAAATACAACTGCAAGAACAGACGTAAGAGACGAGGAGAGTCTGGAGACTGaagctgtgtgagtgttttaATCCTCAGAGACTTTAACAGACTTTGGTGTGAAGCAGTTGATCccaacagaaaacatcagtcAGATACAGACAGTCCATCGATTCATTCATTTATGGAAACATTAATATGTTTATTAATCTAATTAATACATTGTAACAGTAGTAAAGTGTAATGTACCTTCAAGACATTCTGCGTTGCCCAGATACCAAAGACCATTATATCCTTTAGTCATTTGCAAAGCATGGACCGTGCAGGAGCTTCTCCAAACTCATGAGTGACTGTTCAGGTGCCAGTGGCCTCTGTTGGATTCATGTATGACAGGATAGTCGCCGTACAGCCGGGTGTTAACGTTGGAGCGTATGTTAGCAATAAACGAGGAGCGTTAGGAAACGTCCAGATacggtgtgtgtgagtgtttgctgGTCACCATGTTCCACGtgctccacctccacccacacAGACCCTGAACTGAAGATAAATCACTAATCTATGTATTAATCCACCTGTGGGTGTGAGAGGATAACGTTGGGGGTCGGTGTCCGAATATTACACATGTAATCACTTTAGATTTAATGGATAATATCATTAACATCTGGACgattgctttgttttttcatctgaTTTGAATTCATCATTAAGGATTTAAATTCCTTTccttaattgtttttgtttttattttaattttgttggGATTTTAATAAAGTTATGAAGAAAttcatttgatgtgtttttaattatttcgTGTTTTCAgagtatttaaacatttcattcacacaGTACATGA is part of the Hippoglossus hippoglossus isolate fHipHip1 chromosome 5, fHipHip1.pri, whole genome shotgun sequence genome and harbors:
- the LOC117761389 gene encoding tripartite motif-containing protein 16-like; protein product: MAQQEIQLDRERFCCSICLDLLKDPVTTVCGHSYCMSCINTHWDKEEERGSYSCPQCRQTFTPRPVLGKSTMLADLVEELKKTGLQAAPADHCYAGPEDVACDFCTGRKLKALKSCLDCLASYCEKHLQPHLQSAPLKKHKLVEPSEKLQENICSRHDEVMKIFCRTDQQCICYLCSMDEHKDHDTVSAAAERTERQRELGLRRQTIQQRVQDTEKDVKLLQQEEEAVNGSADKAVEDSEKIFTELIRLLQKRSSDVKQQIRSQEVTEVSRVRELQERLEQEITELKRKDHELKQLSDTEDHNQFLHNYPSLSPLSESTHSSSIRIRPLRYFEDVTAAVSQVRGRLQDILSETETEILQIVSQVDVLLPQPEPETRADFLKYSQEITLDPNTAHKDLLLSEGNKKVTRTSEDQSYSNHPDRFTVWRQVLSRESLTGRCYWEVEVGVRAVGVAVTYKDISRAGDSDECRFGFNDKSWSLYCYENRYEFYYNSIRTPVSGPQSSRVGVYLDHSAGVLSFYRVSDTMTRLHRVQTTFTQPLYAGVAAGYGSTVELCKLK